A single genomic interval of Candidatus Obscuribacterales bacterium harbors:
- a CDS encoding glucose-6-phosphate dehydrogenase assembly protein OpcA: MKPRVEEFLSGKVKAVDVAHLESELRSLWSQAERTEGNGDTQSNILRACAMNLVLFSTDEDAEFAAGNLLDEVIVSHPCRALLAIQRDRDVQNLEAWVSARCHAASKSGMKQICCEQITVRYEGRDPNVLPSSVSPLLVADLPVFLWWRTPEINSTALTPFLKSIDRLVVDSRRTTSVSNYLQELLEIVRGARDVITVSDLNWRRLLPWRRAVAEIFTVGSFGFEPSDVEKIKRVEVEFQPRKDGCLSAQILLYIGWLAGRLGWNVVGEKADNSNWKFKANGCEISVTAVDHAEMPPGALNKVKLTLSGDRTITIIAKPKEELVSVVIDFDSKTKSFELLTPSAGFRESDLMGRELETLAEDDIFFQALEFASLASCTFK, translated from the coding sequence ATGAAACCTCGTGTAGAAGAATTTCTATCCGGCAAGGTGAAGGCAGTTGACGTGGCCCATCTTGAAAGCGAATTGCGTTCTCTTTGGTCGCAAGCCGAGCGGACCGAAGGTAATGGTGACACGCAGTCTAATATTCTACGTGCTTGCGCCATGAATCTCGTGCTTTTCAGCACCGACGAAGACGCGGAATTCGCCGCCGGCAACTTGCTCGACGAAGTCATAGTGAGCCATCCTTGCCGCGCACTCCTCGCCATTCAACGTGATCGCGATGTGCAAAATTTGGAAGCCTGGGTATCGGCGCGTTGCCATGCGGCAAGCAAGTCCGGCATGAAACAAATTTGCTGCGAGCAAATAACCGTCCGCTACGAAGGACGCGATCCAAACGTATTGCCGAGCTCCGTTTCCCCATTGCTTGTCGCCGACCTGCCTGTTTTTCTTTGGTGGCGCACGCCTGAAATTAACAGCACTGCCCTTACCCCATTTCTAAAGTCCATTGATCGCCTCGTTGTTGATTCGCGTAGAACAACATCAGTCAGTAATTACTTACAAGAGCTTCTTGAAATAGTCCGAGGCGCTCGTGACGTCATCACGGTTAGCGATCTCAATTGGCGCAGACTCTTGCCATGGCGCCGCGCCGTTGCTGAAATTTTCACGGTCGGCTCGTTTGGTTTTGAACCAAGTGATGTCGAAAAGATAAAGCGTGTGGAAGTAGAATTTCAGCCACGTAAAGACGGCTGCCTTTCTGCACAGATTCTTTTATATATTGGCTGGCTTGCCGGTAGACTTGGTTGGAATGTCGTCGGCGAAAAGGCGGACAACTCCAACTGGAAATTCAAAGCAAATGGTTGCGAAATATCCGTAACTGCTGTCGATCACGCGGAAATGCCGCCCGGCGCACTTAACAAAGTCAAGTTGACATTATCCGGCGATCGGACAATCACGATAATAGCCAAGCCAAAGGAAGAGTTGGTTTCGGTTGTTATAGATTTCGATTCAAAGACAAAATCTTTTGAGCTATTAACCCCATCAGCCGGCTTTCGCGAATCCGACTTAATGGGAAGAGAGCTGGAAACCCTGGCAGAAGATGATATATTCTTCCAAGCGCTCGAGTTTGCGTCTCTTGCGTCATGCACATTTAAATGA
- the zwf gene encoding glucose-6-phosphate dehydrogenase: MPAQETTLANPLMDGLPKERLAEPFAMVVLGAHGDLTKRKLIPAIYALFCDGLLPQDFCIVGMSRTKISDDEFRESMRDSLIKFAPELTFTKENWDRFASKIYYMPGNFSVENGFADLAKFLDDLAQRHGTEGRNIFYMSTPPSLYQDIVLRIAEVGLNKSKKWKKQYWPRVVVEKPFGHDLKSAVALDSQLHKHFDEKQIYRIDHYLGKETVQNIMVLRFANAIFEPIWNRNNIEQIQITNAETLGVEGRGGYYEEAGAMRDMVQNHMLALLSLVAMEPPISLDADEVRTEKSKVLKCLRPIDIAHLADYVVRGQYGPGYVMGEKVVGYREEPSVSPQSNTETFIALKLFIDNWRWAGVPFYIRSGKRLMKSATEIAIHFKQVPHRLFTMMAGDVSKGIMNQIGANVLVLRIQPDEGISLKFATKQPGATTQLRFLSMDFSYGTSFGVRSPSAYERLILDCVAGDGSLFARTDAVEATWELLTPVLEAWQKPGAPPCFIYPAGSWGPEESDKLLASDHRTWRRI; this comes from the coding sequence ATGCCTGCACAAGAAACGACCTTAGCCAACCCTCTGATGGATGGGCTTCCGAAGGAAAGACTTGCTGAACCGTTTGCGATGGTTGTTCTCGGTGCGCACGGTGATTTGACGAAGCGTAAGTTGATACCAGCGATATATGCGTTGTTCTGTGATGGACTACTCCCACAGGACTTCTGCATCGTTGGAATGTCGAGAACGAAAATCTCGGATGATGAATTTCGTGAGTCGATGAGAGACTCACTCATCAAGTTTGCGCCGGAGCTAACCTTCACGAAAGAAAACTGGGATAGATTCGCTTCTAAGATCTACTACATGCCCGGCAATTTCTCTGTGGAAAATGGCTTCGCTGACTTAGCGAAGTTTCTCGATGATTTGGCGCAACGTCATGGTACTGAGGGACGCAACATATTCTATATGTCCACTCCTCCAAGCTTGTACCAAGACATCGTGTTGCGTATTGCAGAAGTCGGCTTGAATAAGAGCAAGAAATGGAAGAAGCAATACTGGCCGCGTGTTGTTGTGGAAAAACCATTTGGGCATGATTTAAAGTCTGCAGTGGCACTCGACTCACAACTGCACAAGCATTTTGATGAAAAGCAAATTTACCGTATTGACCACTATCTCGGCAAAGAGACAGTGCAAAACATTATGGTCTTGCGTTTTGCCAATGCAATATTCGAGCCAATTTGGAATCGCAACAACATTGAACAAATCCAAATAACCAATGCCGAGACACTGGGTGTTGAAGGTCGTGGAGGTTACTACGAAGAAGCGGGTGCGATGCGTGACATGGTGCAAAACCACATGCTGGCGCTATTGAGCCTCGTCGCAATGGAGCCACCAATTTCGCTTGATGCTGATGAAGTGCGCACGGAAAAATCCAAAGTGCTCAAGTGCTTGCGTCCAATAGACATCGCGCATCTTGCTGATTACGTTGTCCGTGGACAATACGGTCCCGGTTACGTAATGGGAGAAAAAGTTGTCGGCTACAGAGAAGAGCCAAGTGTCTCTCCGCAATCGAATACTGAAACATTCATCGCCTTAAAATTATTCATCGATAACTGGCGTTGGGCTGGTGTTCCTTTCTACATTCGTTCCGGCAAACGCTTGATGAAGTCAGCAACAGAAATTGCAATTCACTTCAAGCAAGTGCCGCATAGACTCTTCACCATGATGGCTGGAGATGTGAGCAAAGGCATCATGAATCAAATCGGTGCCAACGTGCTCGTCTTGCGCATCCAACCGGATGAAGGAATTTCGTTGAAGTTTGCCACCAAACAACCTGGAGCAACAACTCAACTGAGATTCCTATCAATGGACTTTTCATACGGTACATCGTTCGGCGTCAGAAGCCCCAGTGCATACGAAAGACTTATTCTCGACTGCGTTGCCGGCGATGGATCACTTTTCGCCCGTACGGATGCTGTGGAGGCAACATGGGAATTACTTACACCGGTTCTTGAAGCCTGGCAAAAGCCCGGCGCTCCACCGTGCTTCATTTATCCAGCTGGCTCCTGGGGACCTGAAGAAAGTGACAAGTTGCTCGCCTCCGACCATCGCACTTGGAGACGTATATGA